Proteins co-encoded in one Thermus tengchongensis genomic window:
- a CDS encoding sensor histidine kinase, with product MSFRLRLFLSFSLLWLLFLVGALYLAGQGVERALRGHLEATLLEDAKRAAEAYRKGQTGALLTTGGVYLHLYAEDGEALVLTQEAHRLPPEALRKVGEVPRVIWQGGFAAALVRTPLGLLALTQDTTPIDLAQEALRRALLEAFFLLFPLGTALVYLTARLTARPLEEAAREIARRNPERLDPVPLNLPKDEFGRMVEAVNSLLFALKEAKEKERAFLAEASHELRTPLTVLLGHLDRLGRNPQDPEALGTARATAERMRRLVEDLLSLARGEAERTLNPHIVDLKTLAEEAAQEYGVAFQGEALEVLGDPDRLLQMLRNLIANGVRAAGREGVWVRLRREGENALLEVEDHGPGIPEDLLPRLFERFARGPGGGTGLGLAIAQAIAKAHGGEITVESRPGLTLFRVRLPLLEEEA from the coding sequence ATGTCCTTCCGGCTTCGGCTTTTCCTCTCCTTCAGCCTCCTCTGGCTCCTCTTTTTGGTGGGGGCCCTGTACCTGGCGGGGCAGGGGGTGGAGCGCGCCCTTAGGGGCCACCTCGAGGCCACCCTCCTGGAGGATGCCAAACGGGCGGCGGAGGCCTACCGCAAGGGGCAGACGGGCGCCCTCCTCACCACCGGGGGCGTTTACCTGCACCTCTATGCGGAGGATGGGGAGGCCCTGGTCCTGACCCAGGAGGCCCATCGCCTTCCCCCTGAGGCCCTGAGGAAAGTGGGGGAGGTCCCCAGGGTCATCTGGCAGGGAGGTTTTGCCGCCGCTTTGGTGCGCACCCCCTTGGGCCTTCTCGCCCTGACCCAGGACACCACCCCCATAGATCTGGCGCAAGAGGCCCTGAGGCGGGCCCTCCTCGAGGCCTTCTTCCTGCTTTTCCCCTTGGGCACGGCCTTGGTCTACCTCACCGCACGGCTCACCGCCAGGCCCCTGGAGGAGGCCGCCAGGGAGATCGCCCGGCGCAACCCCGAGCGCCTGGACCCCGTTCCCCTGAACCTCCCCAAGGACGAGTTCGGCCGCATGGTGGAGGCGGTAAACAGCCTCCTCTTCGCCCTCAAGGAGGCCAAGGAGAAGGAACGGGCCTTCCTGGCCGAGGCCAGCCACGAGCTCCGGACCCCCCTCACCGTGCTCCTGGGCCACCTGGACCGGCTAGGGCGAAACCCCCAAGACCCCGAAGCCCTTGGGACCGCCCGGGCCACCGCAGAGAGGATGCGCCGCCTGGTGGAGGACCTCCTCTCCCTGGCCCGGGGGGAGGCGGAGCGCACCTTGAACCCCCATATCGTGGACCTGAAGACCCTGGCGGAGGAGGCCGCCCAGGAGTACGGGGTGGCCTTCCAAGGGGAGGCCCTAGAGGTCCTCGGGGACCCGGACCGGCTTTTGCAAATGCTCAGAAACCTGATCGCCAACGGGGTACGGGCCGCAGGAAGGGAAGGGGTCTGGGTGCGCCTCCGGCGGGAAGGGGAAAACGCCCTCTTGGAGGTGGAGGACCATGGCCCGGGAATCCCTGAGGACCTCCTTCCCCGCCTCTTTGAGCGCTTCGCCCGGGGACCTGGGGGAGGCACAGGCCTTGGCCTGGCCATCGCCCAGGCCATCGCCAAGGCCCACGGGGGGGAGATCACCGTGGAAAGCCGGCCCGGTCTGACCCTCTTCCGGGTGCGCCTGCCCCTTCTCGAGGAAGAGGCCTAG
- a CDS encoding ArsR/SmtB family transcription factor, which produces MEDLERVLRIFSALAEATPLRIALGLLEGEESVGRLTQRLQLPQSTTSRHLAVLRGAGVAAARRQGTQVFYRLKSHVADLLIQAFAHAKHQRLGLPDHGA; this is translated from the coding sequence GTGGAAGACCTCGAGCGCGTCCTGAGGATCTTCTCCGCCCTGGCCGAGGCCACTCCCCTGCGCATCGCTTTAGGTCTTCTGGAAGGAGAGGAAAGCGTAGGCCGCTTGACCCAGCGCTTACAACTTCCCCAGAGCACCACCTCGAGGCACCTGGCGGTTTTGCGGGGAGCGGGGGTGGCGGCTGCCCGCCGGCAGGGCACCCAGGTGTTTTACCGCCTCAAAAGCCATGTTGCGGACCTCCTCATCCAAGCCTTCGCCCACGCCAAGCACCAACGCCTGGGCCTCCCGGACCACGGAGCCTAG
- a CDS encoding MFS transporter, translated as MGTLSRLLQSLRNPLFARLYAAQTTSLLGDAFTWVALALLALEVSGAKSASILAGALTLRVTASVLLPPWAGILANRVDRRRLMVGADLGRTGGVGLMPWVGEVWQIYTLMFLLNALTAFFTPVYQAALPQVMKQKDYAQAIALSGATYEVLGVLGPGIAGALAGLLGARNLFLLNGVTFMFSALLILTLPVSLRVERGKAHANPVGDVREGTLWLWRDGPMRYALLLELSAAVSGALVLVGTVGLVRGKLGLDALEYGWTMAGFGIGATLAALSMGAWENRIPRTTFVFLGAMVSSLAVLPADWASLNLLLFLWILAGAGQNWVNLPTQALIADRTPEVLQGRVYGAHFAWSHLWWVLAYPVAGWLGTHFPERSFLYGGLMALGLLLGVELLFRSWKRPR; from the coding sequence ATGGGTACCCTTTCCCGCCTTCTCCAGAGCCTGCGTAACCCCCTCTTTGCCCGCCTGTACGCCGCCCAGACCACCAGCCTTCTAGGCGATGCCTTCACCTGGGTCGCCCTGGCCCTTCTGGCCCTTGAGGTGAGTGGGGCAAAGTCGGCAAGCATCCTGGCCGGGGCCCTCACCCTGCGGGTCACAGCCTCCGTCCTTCTCCCCCCATGGGCTGGGATCCTGGCGAACCGGGTGGACCGGAGGAGGCTGATGGTAGGCGCGGACCTGGGGCGAACGGGAGGGGTAGGGCTTATGCCCTGGGTAGGCGAGGTATGGCAGATCTACACCCTGATGTTCCTCCTCAACGCCCTCACCGCCTTCTTCACCCCCGTCTACCAGGCAGCGCTGCCCCAGGTGATGAAACAGAAAGACTATGCCCAGGCCATTGCCCTATCCGGAGCCACCTACGAGGTTCTGGGAGTGCTGGGCCCCGGGATAGCCGGGGCCCTGGCGGGCCTCCTCGGAGCACGGAACCTTTTCCTGCTAAACGGGGTAACCTTTATGTTCTCCGCCCTGCTCATCCTTACCCTACCGGTAAGCCTCCGGGTGGAGCGGGGAAAAGCCCACGCCAACCCCGTAGGGGATGTTCGGGAGGGAACCCTTTGGTTGTGGCGGGATGGCCCCATGCGCTACGCCCTGCTCCTAGAGCTTTCGGCCGCGGTGTCCGGGGCCCTGGTATTGGTGGGCACCGTGGGTTTGGTTCGGGGAAAGTTAGGGCTAGACGCGTTGGAATACGGCTGGACTATGGCTGGCTTTGGCATTGGGGCCACCTTGGCTGCTTTGTCCATGGGCGCTTGGGAAAACCGCATCCCCCGTACCACCTTTGTCTTCTTAGGTGCTATGGTTTCCAGCCTGGCAGTCCTGCCCGCTGACTGGGCCTCCCTGAACCTGCTCCTTTTCCTCTGGATTCTGGCTGGCGCAGGCCAAAACTGGGTTAACCTGCCCACACAAGCCCTGATCGCTGACCGTACCCCTGAGGTCCTCCAGGGGCGGGTTTACGGAGCCCACTTTGCCTGGAGCCACCTCTGGTGGGTTCTGGCCTATCCCGTTGCGGGGTGGTTGGGAACCCACTTCCCTGAGAGATCCTTCCTCTACGGCGGTCTCATGGCCCTTGGCCTTCTTTTGGGGGTGGAGCTTCTCTTTCGATCTTGGAAAAGACCAAGGTGA
- a CDS encoding response regulator transcription factor, with translation MKRILLIEDDAEVARLVELELKEAGFTVEWAQSGMEGLVKHRERKPDLVVLDLGLPDLDGAEVARRIRATDDTPILVLTAQDAVERKVGLLSDGADDYLVKPFHPAELLARIQVQLRHREGSEVLSVGRLELYPKRRQVFFGEKEVRLSPKEFELLHLLMSRPGRVFPRQEIEEKVWGKPLGRDSNVLDVHVANLRAKLREAGAYGYLRTVRGLGYAVRPGRGEEET, from the coding sequence ATGAAGCGCATCCTGCTCATCGAGGACGATGCGGAGGTGGCCCGCCTGGTGGAGCTGGAGCTCAAGGAGGCGGGCTTCACCGTTGAATGGGCCCAAAGCGGCATGGAAGGCCTGGTGAAGCACCGCGAACGGAAGCCTGATCTGGTAGTCCTGGACCTCGGCCTTCCGGACCTGGACGGGGCCGAAGTAGCCCGGCGCATCCGCGCCACCGACGACACCCCCATCCTGGTCCTCACCGCCCAGGACGCCGTGGAGCGCAAGGTGGGCCTGCTTTCCGACGGAGCCGACGACTACCTGGTGAAGCCCTTCCACCCCGCCGAGCTCCTGGCCCGCATCCAGGTGCAGCTGAGGCACAGGGAGGGAAGCGAGGTCCTGAGCGTGGGACGCCTGGAGCTCTACCCCAAGAGGCGGCAGGTCTTCTTCGGGGAGAAGGAGGTGCGGCTTTCCCCCAAGGAGTTTGAACTCCTCCACCTGCTCATGAGCCGCCCAGGACGAGTGTTTCCCCGACAGGAGATCGAGGAAAAGGTCTGGGGCAAACCCTTGGGCCGGGATTCCAACGTCCTGGACGTCCACGTGGCCAACCTCCGGGCCAAGCTGCGGGAGGCCGGGGCCTACGGCTACCTGCGCACGGTGCGGGGCCTGGGGTATGCGGTGCGCCCGGGAAGAGGCGAGGAGGAAACCTAG
- the guaB gene encoding IMP dehydrogenase — translation MYEGKILYEGLTFDDVLLLPGYSEVLPREVSVRTRLTKKLHLNIPILSAAMDTVTEAEMAIAMAREGGLGVIHKNLSIEAQAGMVRKVKRSEAGMIQDPVTLPPTATLEDAERLMREYRIGGLPVVDLYGKLLGLVTNRDLRFERNLKRPVTEVMTPLERLITAPPGTTLEEAEEILRKHKVEKLPLVDEMGRLKGLLTLKDIVKRKQYPNAAKDRLGRLLVGAAVGASRDLPERAAALVEAGVDVLVLDSAHGHSKGILEALTYLKETFGDKVEVIAGNVATREGARALAERGADAVKVGIGPGSICTTRVVTGVGVPQISAILEAVAGVKDLDVPVIADGGIKYTGDVAKALAAGAHSVMLGSMLAGTDEAPGEEVLKDGRRYKLYRGMGSLGAMKQGSADRYFQEPGRGGETEAKKLVPEGIEGMVPYKGPVADVLYQIVGGLRSAMGYVGAPDIETFRQKARFVRMTMAGLIESHPHDVVVIKEAPNYSR, via the coding sequence ATGTACGAGGGTAAGATCCTCTACGAAGGCCTCACTTTTGACGACGTGCTCCTCCTCCCCGGGTACTCGGAAGTGCTACCCCGGGAGGTATCGGTGCGGACGCGGCTCACCAAGAAGCTTCACCTTAACATCCCCATCCTCTCTGCGGCCATGGACACGGTGACCGAGGCGGAGATGGCCATCGCCATGGCCCGGGAAGGGGGGCTAGGGGTCATCCACAAGAACCTCTCCATAGAGGCCCAGGCCGGCATGGTGCGCAAGGTGAAGCGCTCGGAGGCGGGGATGATCCAGGATCCCGTCACCCTGCCCCCCACCGCCACCCTCGAGGACGCCGAGCGCCTCATGCGGGAGTACCGCATCGGAGGGCTTCCCGTGGTGGACCTCTACGGGAAGCTCCTGGGCTTGGTGACCAACCGCGACCTGCGCTTTGAACGCAACCTGAAGCGACCCGTCACCGAGGTCATGACCCCTTTGGAGCGCCTCATCACCGCTCCCCCCGGCACCACCCTGGAGGAGGCGGAGGAGATCCTGCGCAAGCACAAGGTGGAGAAGCTTCCCCTGGTGGACGAAATGGGTAGGCTCAAGGGGCTTCTCACCCTAAAGGACATCGTGAAGCGCAAGCAGTACCCCAACGCGGCCAAGGACCGCCTGGGCCGGCTTTTGGTGGGGGCGGCGGTGGGGGCGAGCCGCGACCTACCCGAGCGGGCGGCCGCTTTGGTGGAGGCGGGGGTGGACGTCCTGGTTCTGGACTCGGCCCACGGGCACTCCAAGGGGATCCTCGAGGCCCTCACCTACCTGAAGGAGACCTTCGGGGACAAGGTGGAGGTCATTGCCGGCAACGTGGCCACCCGGGAAGGGGCCAGGGCCCTGGCGGAACGGGGGGCGGATGCCGTGAAGGTGGGCATTGGCCCTGGCTCCATCTGCACCACCCGGGTGGTGACCGGGGTGGGGGTGCCGCAGATCTCCGCCATCCTCGAGGCGGTGGCGGGGGTAAAGGACCTGGATGTGCCCGTCATCGCCGATGGGGGCATCAAGTACACCGGCGATGTGGCCAAGGCCCTGGCGGCGGGGGCCCATTCGGTGATGCTGGGAAGCATGCTGGCGGGCACGGACGAGGCCCCAGGGGAGGAGGTGCTGAAGGACGGGCGCCGCTACAAGCTCTACCGGGGGATGGGCTCCTTGGGGGCCATGAAGCAGGGCTCCGCCGACCGCTACTTCCAGGAGCCGGGCAGGGGAGGGGAGACCGAGGCCAAGAAGCTGGTGCCCGAAGGGATCGAGGGCATGGTGCCCTACAAGGGCCCCGTGGCCGACGTCCTCTACCAGATCGTGGGGGGGCTGAGGAGCGCCATGGGCTATGTGGGGGCCCCCGACATAGAAACCTTCCGGCAAAAAGCCCGCTTCGTGCGCATGACCATGGCGGGCCTCATCGAAAGCCACCCCCACGACGTGGTGGTCATCAAGGAGGCCCCCAACTACTCCCGCTAA